One genomic region from Macrobrachium rosenbergii isolate ZJJX-2024 chromosome 1, ASM4041242v1, whole genome shotgun sequence encodes:
- the LOC136841595 gene encoding protein SpAN-like, whose amino-acid sequence MAISWVCRSLVLRLLLATAAAILPASVQAFEFRDEKAAVRKINPVFPEERYIEEEDVILTRWQEAALFSGGESRKASADLAVYWPDSGGFPRVPYTFTDGYVNREAVWDAIAHWEENTCLIFEEVPTTYSGPHLAFERNSENCSSYVGMTGSSAQSVYLTELCEEHFGELVIEIGHAIGMWHEETRSDRDTYVHINTDNALPEKLSNFFKESDNSYGVPYDYSSIMHNHERVFALNGHITIATLNPLYQGLLGQQNGLSHMDKLLANKMYGCSAKLIASSQCSSDTCLNNGYLSTTCTCVCPDGTSGTNCETVTTPYNDAILSPYTELINTEGTITSPNHPSYYQSGLKFTKWIQAPECNNVVATFTAFDVYWRTAHYIRESETASMCWYDGLEIRTDNMLDGTWYCGQEISSGDSFTSTGNQMVIYFKTATTNFKTGWSADITFVEDPRCTSPTTTSTTSTTPTSTSTSTTSTTPTTTSTSTTSTSTSTTPTTTSTSTTSTTPTTTSTSTTSTTTSTSTTSTTPTTSSTSTTSTTPTTTSTSTTSTTPTTTSTSTTSTTPTTTSTSTTSTTPTTTSTSTTSTTSTSTTTSTSFYYNINIFYNDIN is encoded by the exons ATGGCGATTTCCTGGGTCTGTCGTTCGTTGGTTCTTCGCCTCCTGCTAGCGACGGCGGCGGCCATCCTTCCAGCCTCTGTCCAG GCTTTCGAATTCCGAGATGAGAAAGCTGCTGTTCGAAAGATAAATCCG GTCTTCCCGGAGGAGAGGTACATCGAAGAGGAGGACGTCATCCTGACTCGATGGCAGGAGGCGGCTCTGTTCTCGGGAGGGGAGTCGAGGAAGGCCAGTGCGGATCTGGCAGTATATTGGCCCGACAGCGGCGGGTTTCCACGCGTCCCTTACACCTTCACGGATG GTTACGTTAATCGTGAGGCTGTCTGGGATGCCATAGCCCACTGGGAAGAGAATACGTGCCTGATATTTGAAGAAGTTCCTACCACCTACAGTGGTCCACACCTGGCATTTGAAAGGAACTCTGAGAATTGCAGTTCCTACGTCGGCATGACTGGTTCTTCGGCGCAGTCCGTTTACCTAACGGAACTTTGCGAGGAACAT TTTGGCGAGCTTGTTATAGAGATCGGCCACGCCATTGGCATGTGGCATGAAGAGACAAGGTCAGACAGGGATACCTACGTCCACATTAACACTGACAACGCCCTTCCAGAGAAGCTCAGCAATTTCTTCAAAGAGTCCGACAATAGTTATGGTGTCCCTTATGATTACAGTTCCATCATGCACAACCATGAGAGG GTCTTTGCTCTGAACGGGCACATAACAATTGCAACTCTGAACCCTTTGTATCAAGGGCTTCTGGGACAACAGAACGGCCTATCCCACATGGACAAGCTCCTTGCTAACAAAATGTATGGATGTTCTGCCAAGCTTATAGCATCCTCGCAATGTTCCAGCGACACTTGCCTGAACAATGGCTATCTCTCCACAACCTGCACCTGCGTATGTCCTGACGGCACTTCTGGTACCAACTGCGAGACAGTGACTACACCTTACAATG ATGCCATTTTATCACCCTACACGGAACTCATAAACACAGAAGGTACCATTACTTCACCAAATCACCCAAGCTATTATCAATCTG GACTGAAATTCACCAAATGGATCCAAGCGCCCGAGTGCAATAACGTCGTAGCCACATTCACAGCTTTCGACGTCTACTGGAGAACTGCTCATTACATACGGGAGTCAGAAACAGCAAGTATGTGCTGGTATGATGGCTTGGAAATTCGAACTGACAACATGCTTGATGGCACGTG GTACTGCGGACAGGAAATATCAAGTGGCGACAGCTTCACTTCCACAGGTAATCAAATGGTCATCTATTTCAAGACAGCAACGACGAATTTCAAGACGGGATGGTCGGCAGATATCACCTTCGTCGAGGACCCTAGATGCACCAG TCCAACTACAACTTCTACAACATCCACAACTCCCACTTCAACCTcaacttccacaacttcaacaacCCCCACTACAACATCAACATCTACAACTTCAACTTCTACCTCCACAACTCCCACTACAACGTCAACTTCTACTACTTCCACAACTCCCACTACAACTTCAACTTCTACAACTTCCACTACAACATCAACCTCTACAACCTCCACAACTCCAACTACATCATCAACTTCTACAACCTCCACAACTCCCACTACAACATcaacttccacaacttcaacaactCCCACTACAACATcaacttccacaacttcaacaactCCCACTACAACATCAACCTCTACAACCTCCACAACTCCTACTACAACATCAACTTCCACTACATCCACAACTTCAACTTCTACCACGACATCAACATCATTCTACTACAACATCAACATCTTCTACAACGACATCAACTAA